A region of Bombilactobacillus folatiphilus DNA encodes the following proteins:
- a CDS encoding histidine phosphatase family protein produces MFKKVTKVLSVLALGVAGGIALQQPQVTQATKQKPVVIYLTRHGETTANVMHVAQGWSDYPLTNNGKQGAKALGLGLKKVKFQSAYAGNLTRQEETAQGALKYSDNKKVKLQTKPDLREDNYGSYEGRPDMKESVVKIAKYYGYPNVQTFTKKTGKQVMQKMQDGYYQLDKENELQTDLKPRDRAESSKQVQKRMTDVLTQIAQHQKKNGGGNVLVVSSGMSIDQFLSAERIPEYQGKSLDNDSVTKLVYKNKKFKLQGKIGSTKYYDAGKQDLKSNK; encoded by the coding sequence ATGTTCAAAAAAGTAACGAAGGTACTTAGTGTGCTAGCGTTGGGAGTGGCTGGAGGTATTGCACTGCAGCAACCGCAAGTTACGCAAGCTACCAAACAAAAACCGGTGGTTATTTACTTAACACGTCATGGGGAAACCACAGCTAATGTGATGCATGTGGCTCAAGGTTGGTCGGATTATCCGTTAACGAATAATGGTAAACAAGGGGCCAAAGCCTTAGGATTAGGTTTGAAAAAAGTTAAATTTCAATCGGCTTATGCAGGGAATTTAACACGACAAGAGGAAACTGCACAAGGAGCTTTAAAATATTCTGATAATAAAAAGGTCAAGTTACAGACTAAACCTGATTTGCGTGAAGATAATTACGGTAGTTACGAAGGTCGACCTGATATGAAGGAATCAGTTGTTAAAATAGCTAAGTATTATGGTTACCCCAACGTGCAAACGTTTACCAAAAAAACAGGCAAGCAGGTTATGCAAAAGATGCAAGATGGTTATTATCAATTGGATAAGGAAAATGAGTTGCAAACTGACTTAAAACCACGTGATCGGGCTGAAAGTTCCAAACAGGTCCAAAAACGGATGACAGATGTTTTAACGCAAATTGCGCAGCATCAGAAAAAAAATGGTGGTGGTAATGTTTTAGTCGTGAGTTCTGGCATGTCGATTGATCAATTTTTAAGTGCGGAACGAATTCCAGAATATCAAGGTAAGAGTTTAGATAATGATTCTGTAACGAAGTTAGTTTATAAAAATAAGAAATTTAAGTTGCAAGGAAAAATTGGTTCTACCAAGTATTATGATGCTGGAAAACAGGATTTGAAAAGTAACAAATAA
- a CDS encoding methionine ABC transporter permease: MQLIKAWMPNVVANWSGDNGFVEAIYQTLYMTFVSALFAGVLGLILGLALIVTAENGILPHKKFYYCLDKLVNIFRSIPFVILLAVIGPFTKLIVGQTIGPTGALVPLIIGTAPFFARQVQLALVEVDPGVVEAAQAMGCSSWQIIYRVYLKEGLPELIRSATLTMISLIGLTAMAGAIGGGGLGNMAIAVGYQRFENDVTIVSLIFILILVFVIQGIGDYFMKKLQH; this comes from the coding sequence ATGCAGTTAATTAAGGCTTGGATGCCCAATGTTGTAGCTAATTGGTCGGGTGATAACGGTTTTGTAGAAGCAATTTATCAAACCTTGTATATGACTTTTGTTAGTGCTTTGTTTGCTGGTGTTTTAGGTTTAATTTTAGGATTAGCTTTGATTGTAACAGCAGAAAATGGTATTTTGCCTCATAAAAAATTTTATTATTGTTTAGATAAACTAGTAAATATTTTTCGATCTATTCCGTTTGTTATTTTGTTAGCTGTCATTGGTCCGTTTACTAAGTTGATTGTAGGACAAACGATTGGACCAACAGGAGCTTTAGTTCCGTTAATTATTGGAACAGCACCATTTTTTGCCCGGCAAGTTCAATTGGCATTAGTCGAGGTAGATCCTGGTGTGGTAGAAGCCGCACAAGCGATGGGGTGTTCATCTTGGCAAATTATTTATCGGGTTTATTTAAAAGAAGGTTTACCAGAGTTAATTCGTTCGGCGACACTAACGATGATTAGTTTGATAGGTTTAACGGCAATGGCTGGCGCTATTGGTGGTGGTGGCCTAGGCAATATGGCCATTGCTGTTGGTTATCAACGTTTTGAAAATGATGTTACAATTGTTTCGTTAATTTTTATTTTAATTTTGGTCTTTGTGATTCAAGGCATTGGCGACTATTTTATGAAAAAATTGCAGCATTAA
- a CDS encoding methionine ABC transporter ATP-binding protein — protein MYKQEPIIELKNISVTFQTKEQELQAVKDVSLSVKKGDVFGIMGYSGAGKSTLVRVINLLQRPTAGQVIVSGQDLLTYKPKQLREARQKIGMIFQHFNLMASRTVFGNVEFPLLNSQLNAQQRHDKVLKLLDLVGLSDKVDTYPSQLSGGQKQRVAIARALANDPQILISDEATSALDPETTTDILNLLKYLNQKLQITIVIITHEMDAIKQICNYVAVMDQGELIEQGSVLDIFGHPKQQLTQKFVASATRLDNVLEEIKHQQLVDSKNYNLVELDYFGDVTGQPIVVELYQRFGVTANILFSNIEQIQGTTVGIMLLELSGPDPEIESALDYLNHLQVTVKQIDLDQIEVN, from the coding sequence AAAGATGTTTCTTTAAGTGTAAAAAAAGGTGATGTGTTTGGCATTATGGGCTACTCTGGTGCAGGCAAAAGTACGCTTGTACGAGTAATTAATCTACTGCAGCGCCCTACCGCAGGACAAGTGATTGTTAGCGGTCAAGATTTGTTGACATATAAACCCAAGCAATTGCGCGAAGCACGACAAAAGATCGGCATGATTTTTCAGCATTTTAATTTAATGGCTTCACGAACAGTTTTCGGAAATGTTGAGTTTCCCTTATTAAATAGTCAATTAAATGCACAGCAACGTCACGATAAGGTTCTTAAATTGCTAGATTTGGTGGGATTATCTGATAAAGTTGATACTTATCCATCACAATTATCAGGTGGTCAAAAACAAAGAGTCGCTATTGCCAGAGCTTTGGCTAATGATCCACAGATTTTGATTTCCGATGAAGCGACGAGTGCATTGGATCCAGAAACAACAACTGATATTTTGAATTTGTTGAAATATTTGAACCAAAAATTGCAAATTACGATTGTGATTATCACTCATGAAATGGACGCGATTAAACAAATTTGTAATTACGTAGCCGTTATGGATCAAGGTGAACTAATTGAGCAAGGGAGTGTGTTGGATATTTTTGGTCATCCTAAACAACAATTAACGCAAAAATTTGTTGCATCTGCCACTCGTTTGGATAATGTATTAGAAGAAATCAAGCACCAACAGCTAGTTGATTCCAAAAATTATAATTTAGTAGAGTTAGATTATTTTGGTGATGTAACGGGGCAACCGATTGTCGTGGAATTGTACCAGCGTTTTGGGGTGACAGCTAATATTCTATTTAGTAATATTGAGCAAATCCAAGGAACAACTGTGGGAATTATGTTATTGGAATTATCAGGACCAGATCCTGAAATTGAGTCGGCATTGGACTATTTGAATCATTTGCAAGTCACAGTTAAGCAAATTGATTTAGATCAGATAGAGGTGAATTAA